The Methanorbis furvi region GGCTTGACACGCTGTGTGCTGAGCATTCTTCCCGCCGCATGGGAGCGATGGGGACGCGGGCAAAGCGTTTCTGCCATGATGCGGGTCATTCACCGGATTATACGTACGGTGTTGTGGATAAGTGCCTGCTTGCGGCGATGACCGGCGAAGATACGCTGATTCTGACCTGCGGAGGAATGCTGGACCGCGTGGAACTGCGGGCACGGCTGTTTGCCGAGGAGAGCGGGATTTCTGTGCCGGTCGTGCGGGTGTGAATATTTCGAAACGTGAATAGCACAAATAAAAAATCGCCAATGGCGATTTTTAGAAAATTATCAAGTTACTTATTTTTAGATAGAGGTATTCAGGGACTCATAAAGATAAAAAAATCGCTATTGGTGATTTTTTTTATTCCGCGAAGCGGTGAGCAGGCCGCATGCGATTCGCGCTATTCTGTGAAGCAGTGAGCACGACGGAACGGCGTGCGATTCGTGTTTCAGATATATATCCTGCCCATCATACCAAAACTCAAATGTTTGTCGTTTGTCATCATGAAAAAAAACCGACCCCGACCTTCCGCAGCCATCAGCCGTGATCCTGACTGATGTGCTGCTTTCTGCACCCATGTTGTTTATATTTGGAACTCATCAGATAAATATCACTCATCGCGGGCGAAAATCAACAAAACGAAAAAAAGATCCTCCTCATCTGAAAAATCATCAACGACAAACGACAAAGATTGTTTTGCGAAAAAATTAGATATTTTGTCCCATCAGCCGCACAAGAACTGCCTTCTGTGCGTGCAGACGGTTTTCCGCCTGATCCCACACACCGCTCTGCATCGAATCAAGCACCTCATCGGTGATCTCCTCACCGCGGTGGGCCGGAAGGCAGTGGAGCACTATTGCATCGGGTGCTGCACGCTTCAGGAGCGGCATATCAAGACAGAAACCGTTGAAGTCCTTCAGCTTCAGATCCTTAATATCCTCCTCGCCCATCGAGATCCAAGTATCCGTATAAATTGCATGCGCATCAGCAACAGCCTTGGTTGGATCATCATAGGTAACAATTTTACCGCCGTTATCGCGTGCAAACTGCACCGCCTCGGGATCAGGCTCATAACCTTTCGGCGTTGCCACCGCAATCTCCATACCGGTCTGAACCGACGCCATAATCAGCGAGTTGCAGACATTGTTCCCATCACCAATCCATGCAATTTTCAAACCCTGAAGCTCGCCGAACTTCTCCTTCAGCGTCAACGAGTCAGCCATAATCTGGCAGGGATGCTCCTTGTCGGAAAGTGCATTGATAACAGGAATTGACGAGTACTTCGCAAATTCTGTGATCGTCTCATGCTTAAACGTCCGCATAATTACCCCGTGCACATACCGAGACATCACCCGTGCAGTATCTGCAATCGTTTCACCGCGTCCAAGCTGCGTGTCCCGCGAGTTCAGATACAGCGCATACCCGCCGAGATCATACATACCCACATCAAACGAGATCCGTGTTCTGGTCGACGCCTTCTCAAAGATCATCGCGAGCGTTTTTCCTGCAAGCAGCGGGTGGGGAACCCCTGCATACCGCTGGCGCTTCATCCGTGACGCAAGCGTCAGGATATCATCGTACTCCTCGCAGGATAAATCCGTAATCGACAGAAAATCCTTCTTCATCCGCGCAGCTC contains the following coding sequences:
- the argF gene encoding ornithine carbamoyltransferase, with protein sequence MKKDFLSITDLSCEEYDDILTLASRMKRQRYAGVPHPLLAGKTLAMIFEKASTRTRISFDVGMYDLGGYALYLNSRDTQLGRGETIADTARVMSRYVHGVIMRTFKHETITEFAKYSSIPVINALSDKEHPCQIMADSLTLKEKFGELQGLKIAWIGDGNNVCNSLIMASVQTGMEIAVATPKGYEPDPEAVQFARDNGGKIVTYDDPTKAVADAHAIYTDTWISMGEEDIKDLKLKDFNGFCLDMPLLKRAAPDAIVLHCLPAHRGEEITDEVLDSMQSGVWDQAENRLHAQKAVLVRLMGQNI